A window from Setaria italica strain Yugu1 chromosome VIII, Setaria_italica_v2.0, whole genome shotgun sequence encodes these proteins:
- the LOC101756444 gene encoding protein NLP2 isoform X1 — MDGIGTSVCGAGSPPDMDSFTLSDFDGLERYTDLGAGISVDDSVLSALCSSLSSEEQAEAGASISEDGDSPDGSASGEVMHMCTATLPKSIHGAAITLPERMLRALAMLKDASSGSGAILAQVWMPVRYGERQVLTTSDQPFLLDQRLTGYREISRKFIFSASEGPEQFPGLPGRVFISCMPEWTSNVMYYHDSEYLRVDHAARHEVRGSLAVPVIDSSGPSDSCCAVLEVVMTQEKDNFMSEIDSISKALQSVNLSTVKAWTYPQNLTRNQESAFTEISDVLQTVCHAHMLPLALVWVPFCSSSNANVSIEYGDQDMKFNLRKKDLLCIHESACYANDMRMHYFVRACGDHPLERGQGVAGNVILSNSPFFSCDVKDYDVCDYPLAHHARKFGLQAAVAIRLRSTYTGSDDYVLEYFLPLMCKGCDEQQRLLDDIAETMQRACKSLRTVSNSELMADTTVKPSNKKGCRIRFPSSDMSINSGHKLNVISTIKANVLSGHQKMNTNELLGDMKRAKKLKPSTTSHGEKTSTSMEKNISLSVLQKYFAGSLKDASKSLGVCPTTLKRICRQHGISRWPSRKIKKVNRSLEKIQNVISSVHGVVDRELKYDPATGFLISSISPSGNPLLIDVEGDGVDPPHIESESSQLKIKLDCGASQGEYQGQLVLKAQEEKLSEIDFSLNEGRLSLNSHSSGTSNRSLSADTYNVSHFINEKATSFQTGLGIVGSQGNNASRDLFLVPQSNIGTETLPSSSSKTDYSSGSASSHGTFQKCSKTQASANEGNTTVTVKANYKDDAVRFKLLPSMKHHDLLEEIAKRMKLSVGSFHLKYRDDEDDWVILESDADLQECLDILEITRSHVLKVQVRDVTHPAASSGSSSVLGM, encoded by the exons ATGGATGGGATTGGGACATCGGTTTGTGGTGCCGGCTCACCGCCGGACATGGACTCTTTTACGCTCTCAGACTTTGATGGCCTTGAGAGATACACGGATCTTGGTGCTGGCATCTCGGTAGATGACAGTGTTCTGTCAGCGCTCTGTTCTTCACTGAGTTCGGAGGAGCAAGCTGAAGCTGGTGCTTCCATCAGCGAGGATGGTGACTCCCCTGACGGTTCAGCTTCCGGCGAGGTTATGCACATGTGCACTGCTACCCTCCCCAAGTCAATACATGGTGCTGCCATCACCCTGCCGGAGAGGATGCTGAGGGCTCTGGCGATGCTAAAGGATGCATCAAGTGGTTCTGGAGCAATCCTTGCTCAAGTCTGGATGCCTGTGAGATATGGGGAGCGCCAGGTTCTTACAACCTCTGACCAGCCGTTCTTGCTGGATCAGAGGCTCACAGGGTACAGAGAAATATCCAGGAAGTTCATATTCTCTGCTTCAGAAGGACCAGAGCAATTCCCTGGATTGCCCGGGAGGGTTTTCATATCTTGCATGCCAGAGTGGACCTCAAATGTAATGTACTACCACGACTCAGAGTATTTGAGGGTGGATCATGCCGCGCGCCATGAGGTCCGTGGATCCCTTGCTGTGCCAGTTATCGATTCCAGTGGCCCTTCAGATTCTTGCTGCGCCGTGCTAGAAGTAGTTATGACACAGGAGAAGGACAACTTCATGTCCGAGATTGACAGCATTTCTAAAGCTCTGCAG TCTGTTAACTTGAGCACTGTGAAAGCATGGACATATCCCCAG AACCTTACTAGGAACCAGGAATCTGCATTCACAGAAATATCGGATGTTCTGCAAACTGTATGCCATGCACACATGCTACCTCTGGCACTTGTATGGGTTCCGTTTTGCTCGAGCAGCAATGCAAATGTGTCGATTGAGTATGGTGACCAGGATATGAAATTCAATTTAAGGAAGAAAGATTTGCTTTGCATACATGAATCTGCCTGTTATGCCAATGACATGAGGATGCACTATTTTGTCCGTGCCTGTGGTGACCACCCCCTTGAGAGGGGACAAGGTGTTGCTGGAAATGTAATCTTATCAAATAGTCCATTCTTCTCCTGTGATGTAAAGGATTATGATGTGTGTGATTATCCACTGGCCCATCATGCACGGAAATTTGGCCTTCAAGCTGCTGTCGCAATTAGGCTGCGGAGCACATACACTGGAAGTGATGATTATGTGCTAGAGTATTTCCTTCCACTGATGTGCAAAGGTTGTGATGAACAGCAGCGCTTACTTGATGACATTGCAGAGACTATGCAGAGAGCGTGCAAGAGTCTGAGAACTGTTTCGAATTCTGAACTGATGGCAGATACCACAGTAAAGCCATCAAACAAGAAGGGATGTAGAATAAGATTCCCATCATCTGATATGTCTATAAATTCAGGCCATAAACTTAATGtaattagcacaatcaaagcaaaTGTGCTTTCTGGACATCAGAAGATGAACACTAACGAGCTACTGGGAGATATGAAGCGTGCTAAAAAG TTGAAACCTAGCACTACTTCACATGGGGAGAAAACGAGCACCTCAATGGAGAAGAATATTAGCTTGAGTGTCCTTCAGAAGTATTTTGCTGGGAGTCTAAAAGATGCTTCAAAGAGCCTTGGTG TTTGTCCCACGACATTAAAAAGGATATGCCGTCAACATGGAATATCACGGTGGCCGTCTCGTAAGATAAAGAAGGTGAATCGATCTCTAGAGAAGATCCAGAATGTCATAAGCTCAGTACATGGAGTTGTTGACAGAGAACTAAAATATGATCCTGCAACTGGATTTCTCATTTCATCTATTTCCCCTTCTGGGAATCCTTTGCTGATTGATGTTGAAGGTGATGGTGTTGATCCTCCACACATTGAATCTGAAAGTTCGCAACTAAAGATTAAACTTGATTGTGGTGCTAGTCAAGGAGAATATCAAGGCCAACTTGTTTTGAAAGCACAGGAAGAAAAGTTGAGTGAAATTGATTTCAGTCTGAATGAGGGAAGATTGTCTCTAAATTCACATTCTTCTGGTACATCAAACAGGTCACTATCTGCTGATACATACAATGTTTCACACTTTATAAATGAAAAAGCCACTTCCTTCCAAACCGGGTTGGGGATAGTGGGAAGTCAGGGCAATAATGCATCAAGGGATTTGTTTCTTGTGCCACAATCTAATATCGGGACTGAAACACTCCCATCTTCATCCAGCAAGACAGATTACTCCAGTGGCAGTGCATCCAGTCATGGAACTTTCCagaaatgctccaaaactcAGGCATCAGCTAATGAAGGCAATACAACCGTCACTGTGAAGGCCAATTACAAGGATGATGCCGTGAGGTTCAAGTTGCTGCCATCCATGAAACACCATGATTTGCTCGAGGAAATCGCAAAGCGGATGAAACTATCTGTTGGATCGTTTCACCTCAAGTACAGAGATGATGAGGATGACTGGGTGATCCTAGAAAGCGATGCTGACCTACAGGAATGTCTTGATATACTAGAAATCACCAGGTCACATGTTTTAAAAGTTCAAGTAAGAGATGTTACACATCCTGCTGCAAGTTCAGGTAGTAGCTCAGTATTAGGCATGTAG
- the LOC101756444 gene encoding protein NLP2 isoform X2 gives MDGIGTSVCGAGSPPDMDSFTLSDFDGLERYTDLGAGISVDDSVLSALCSSLSSEEQAEAGASISEDGDSPDGSASGEVMHMCTATLPKSIHGAAITLPERMLRALAMLKDASSGSGAILAQVWMPVRYGERQVLTTSDQPFLLDQRLTGYREISRKFIFSASEGPEQFPGLPGRVFISCMPEWTSNVMYYHDSEYLRVDHAARHEVRGSLAVPVIDSSGPSDSCCAVLEVVMTQEKDNFMSEIDSISKALQSVNLSTVKAWTYPQNLTRNQESAFTEISDVLQTVCHAHMLPLALVWVPFCSSSNANVSIEYGDQDMKFNLRKKDLLCIHESACYANDMRMHYFVRACGDHPLERGQGVAGNVILSNSPFFSCDVKDYDVCDYPLAHHARKFGLQAAVAIRLRSTYTGSDDYVLEYFLPLMCKGCDEQQRLLDDIAETMQRACKSLRTVSNSELMADTTVKPSNKKGCRIRFPSSDMSINSGHKLNVISTIKANVLSGHQKMNTNELLGDMKRAKKLKPSTTSHGEKTSTSMEKNISLSVLQKYFAGSLKDASKSLGDEPREEQVQICSKLAQ, from the exons ATGGATGGGATTGGGACATCGGTTTGTGGTGCCGGCTCACCGCCGGACATGGACTCTTTTACGCTCTCAGACTTTGATGGCCTTGAGAGATACACGGATCTTGGTGCTGGCATCTCGGTAGATGACAGTGTTCTGTCAGCGCTCTGTTCTTCACTGAGTTCGGAGGAGCAAGCTGAAGCTGGTGCTTCCATCAGCGAGGATGGTGACTCCCCTGACGGTTCAGCTTCCGGCGAGGTTATGCACATGTGCACTGCTACCCTCCCCAAGTCAATACATGGTGCTGCCATCACCCTGCCGGAGAGGATGCTGAGGGCTCTGGCGATGCTAAAGGATGCATCAAGTGGTTCTGGAGCAATCCTTGCTCAAGTCTGGATGCCTGTGAGATATGGGGAGCGCCAGGTTCTTACAACCTCTGACCAGCCGTTCTTGCTGGATCAGAGGCTCACAGGGTACAGAGAAATATCCAGGAAGTTCATATTCTCTGCTTCAGAAGGACCAGAGCAATTCCCTGGATTGCCCGGGAGGGTTTTCATATCTTGCATGCCAGAGTGGACCTCAAATGTAATGTACTACCACGACTCAGAGTATTTGAGGGTGGATCATGCCGCGCGCCATGAGGTCCGTGGATCCCTTGCTGTGCCAGTTATCGATTCCAGTGGCCCTTCAGATTCTTGCTGCGCCGTGCTAGAAGTAGTTATGACACAGGAGAAGGACAACTTCATGTCCGAGATTGACAGCATTTCTAAAGCTCTGCAG TCTGTTAACTTGAGCACTGTGAAAGCATGGACATATCCCCAG AACCTTACTAGGAACCAGGAATCTGCATTCACAGAAATATCGGATGTTCTGCAAACTGTATGCCATGCACACATGCTACCTCTGGCACTTGTATGGGTTCCGTTTTGCTCGAGCAGCAATGCAAATGTGTCGATTGAGTATGGTGACCAGGATATGAAATTCAATTTAAGGAAGAAAGATTTGCTTTGCATACATGAATCTGCCTGTTATGCCAATGACATGAGGATGCACTATTTTGTCCGTGCCTGTGGTGACCACCCCCTTGAGAGGGGACAAGGTGTTGCTGGAAATGTAATCTTATCAAATAGTCCATTCTTCTCCTGTGATGTAAAGGATTATGATGTGTGTGATTATCCACTGGCCCATCATGCACGGAAATTTGGCCTTCAAGCTGCTGTCGCAATTAGGCTGCGGAGCACATACACTGGAAGTGATGATTATGTGCTAGAGTATTTCCTTCCACTGATGTGCAAAGGTTGTGATGAACAGCAGCGCTTACTTGATGACATTGCAGAGACTATGCAGAGAGCGTGCAAGAGTCTGAGAACTGTTTCGAATTCTGAACTGATGGCAGATACCACAGTAAAGCCATCAAACAAGAAGGGATGTAGAATAAGATTCCCATCATCTGATATGTCTATAAATTCAGGCCATAAACTTAATGtaattagcacaatcaaagcaaaTGTGCTTTCTGGACATCAGAAGATGAACACTAACGAGCTACTGGGAGATATGAAGCGTGCTAAAAAG TTGAAACCTAGCACTACTTCACATGGGGAGAAAACGAGCACCTCAATGGAGAAGAATATTAGCTTGAGTGTCCTTCAGAAGTATTTTGCTGGGAGTCTAAAAGATGCTTCAAAGAGCCTTGGTG ATGAACCCAGAGAAGAACAAGTGCAGATATGTTCCAAGCTAGCACAATAG
- the LOC101757256 gene encoding F-box/LRR-repeat protein 12, with translation MERETMDVSSENYISHLSDDCLLSIFNKLESELDRNAFGLTCRNWLKVRNIGRKSLTFHCSFNPTIDKEHARCIPNILARSPCLNRISLAGLAELPDSALNALRMSGSSLQSLSLYCCSGMTDDGLAQVAIGCPNLVVVELQSCFNITDAGLESLSKGCCALKSLNLGSCMGISDRGVSAIFSNCSNICTLIITGCRRLSGVGFRGCPITLRYLEAESCMLSPDGLLDVVSGGGLEYLNFHKLGSSTGLDGLGGLAFAKRLRILNLRMCRYLTDDSVTAIASGCPFLEEWNLAVCHGVHLPGWSAIRLYCNKLRVLHVNRCRNICDQSLIALGDGCPHLEVLHINGCAKITNNGLAFFTISRPHVNLRVDEVMSIGPSIENLFRMQ, from the coding sequence ATGGAAAGAGAGACAATGGATGTCAGCTCAGAAAACTACATAAGTCACCTGTCTGATGATTGCTTGCTTTCTATATTTAACAAGCTTGAAAGTGAGTTGGACAGGAATGCTTTTGGTTTAACTTGCAGGAATTGGTTGAAGGTTCGAAACATTGGTCGGAAATCATTAACATTCCATTGCTCTTTTAACCCTACAATAGATAAGGAGCATGCCAGGTGCATCCCAAACATATTGGCCCGCTCACCTTGTCTTAACAGGATATCCCTTGCTGGACTTGCAGAGCTACCTGACTCAGCTTTGAACGCTCTGAGAATGTCTGGTTCATCTCTGCAATCCCTTTCACTGTACTGCTGTTCTGGAATGACAGATGATGGTCTAGCACAGGTGGCGATTGGATGCCCAAATTTGGTAGTTGTTGAACTTCAAAGCTGCTTTAATATTACAGATGCTGGTTTGGAAAGTCTCTCAAAGGGCTGCTGTGCTTTGAAGAGTCTAAACCTTGGTTCTTGCATGGGCATTTCAGACAGAGGGGTTTCTGCAATCTTTAGCAATTGCTCAAACATTTGCACACTAATCATTACAGGTTGCAGACGTCTGTCTGGTGTTGGATTCAGAGGTTGCCCAATTACGCTTCGTTATCTTGAAGCTGAATCTTGCATGCTTTCTCCAGATGGTTTGTTGGATGTAGTTAGTGGTGGTGGACTTGAGTACCTGAACTTCCACAAGTTAGGAAGCTCAACTGGGCTGGATGGCCTGGGAGGCCTTGCCTTTGCTAAACGCCTCCGGATTCTGAATCTCAGGATGTGTCGCTACCTCACAGATGATTCTGTGACAGCAATAGCCAGTGGGTGCCCATTTCTTGAGGAGTGGAACCTTGCTGTCTGCCATGGGGTCCATTTACCTGGTTGGTCTGCGATCAGGTTGTATTGCAACAAGCTGAGAGTTCTGCACGTGAACCGCTGCCGAAACATCTGTGACCAGAGTTTGATAGCCCTCGGTGATGGCTGTCCACACCTTGAAGTTCTGCACATAAATGGCTGTGCCAAGATTACCAATAATGGTCTGGCTTTTTTTACCATTTCCAGGCCTCATGTGAACCTAAGGGTGGATGAAGTTATGTCCATTGGTCCATCCATTGAGAATTTGTTCCGGATGCAATGA